The DNA segment GTTTTACACAGGTATTCAGTAGATTAAAAATATACGTAAACATGCGGACAACATGCATATCCTATTCATGCACATTGGTGACATGTGAGTCCTTCATGTAGACTAGCTAGCTTGTAGCAACTTAAAACTTCAATTCTCCATACACTAATTACTTGTACTGTATTAACCATTATTACCCCCAAAATAACCTTTCTTTAGGGGAAAATTATACTACTTTTACTTATGAGTGGGCCACAAATAAAATGGGGATTTTTCAAGATATGACAGTGGACCCATCCTTTTCAAATCTTTGGGCCAacttaatttataaataaatttagatGGAATTTATCGCAAATTTGTTAAATGTTGaaaaattaatgataaccaTTATTTATGGCGAATATTCTGATTACTAGTGAATAAAATCcatcatatataatatattcaatCAAAATTATTTCAATAAAATCGTGGAAAAGAGACGAGAGTAACTGCATATGACATTCATTAATGGGCCTCAACTATCCATAAACCAAGGTGGCCAATAGAGAAGGCCTAGGAAAGTACACCTGCAGGATTAGGCCTATAGTCGAAAAAGCCCATATAAATTCGAATGGAAAGCCCAAATTAATTGGTAAGCGCTCGAGTTCCGAAAACGTAACCCTATCATAACTATAATAACTCACTGAACCTTGGCTAGTTATCGCCGGCGGCAAAATGGTGAAGTTTCTAAAGCCGAACAAGGCGGTGATCCTCCTGTAGGGGCGGTTTGTGGGCCGAAAAGAGATGATACTGAAGAATTACGATGACGGTACTCGTGACCGCGCCTACGGCCACTGCCTCGTCGCGGGAATCTCCAAGTATCCCGGGAAGGTGATCCGGAAGGACTCCGCGAAGAAACAGGCAAAGAAATCACGTGTCAAGGCGTTTGTGAAGCTAGTGAATTATAACCACATGATGCCCACGCGATACAATCTGGATGTTGATCTCAAAGATGTCGTCACCTCGAAAACGCTGGTTTTGCGTGACAAGAAGGTGGCCGCTTGTAAGGAGATCAAGTCCAGATTCGAGGAGAGGTTTAAGACTGGAAAGAATCGATGATTTTTCTCGAAGCTCAGGTTTTAAGGTGATATCAATTGTTCCAGTATTCTTTTATGTTCAATTTTGTTACACCGATAGTTATTTTGACTAGTGAGGCTAATTTTTGTCATATTTGCACCAATTCAATATAGAGATTTATGGAACTTAACTTTTATTGATATGAACAATGAGAATATATAGATACAAAAAAGTTTCTAGAAAGCGTAAGATATACACAATATAAAATCCTAACTTACATTGTGATATACATGTAAACTAATCAAGAGATAAGGCAAGtagataaatacaaatatgaataATATCTACAAGAATATTTGCTAACATGCCCCCTCAAGATGGTGATTCATGAAAAACACCAATCTTGAACGTTAAATCAAGTAGGAGAGTAGAATTCAGTGGTTTGGTGAGCGCATCTGCTAGCTGATCTTGAGAAGAAACATGGGAGATACGCAACTGAGAGCGTTGAACCAACTCCCGAACAAAATGATAATCCAGCGCTATGTGTTTCATACGAGAGTGAAAAATTGGATTATCACATAAATAAGTAGCCCTAATGTTATCACTATAGAAGACAGGCACAGAGGGCAAAGAGATGCCAAGTTCACGAACGAGAGAGCTGATCCAAGTTATTTCGGCCGCACCAGATGCAATGGCACGATATTCAGCTTTAGTGGAGGAGCGAGCGAGCGACCGTTGCTTCTTTGAGCTCCAGGAAATTGGGTTGGAACCCAAGAAGATGATGTATGCAGCCGTAGAACACCTGTCATCAGGATTTCCAGCCCAACCAGCATCAGTGAAGCC comes from the Henckelia pumila isolate YLH828 chromosome 1, ASM3356847v2, whole genome shotgun sequence genome and includes:
- the LOC140876206 gene encoding large ribosomal subunit protein eL27x-like; protein product: MILKNYDDGTRDRAYGHCLVAGISKYPGKVIRKDSAKKQAKKSRVKAFVKLVNYNHMMPTRYNLDVDLKDVVTSKTLVLRDKKVAACKEIKSRFEERFKTGKNR